A region of the Fibrobacter sp. genome:
CAGCAGGCGCAGGAGTTCACAGCTCTTGTAGGCGGCGATTCCGCCGGTGACTCCCAGGAGGATTTTCTTTCCGTTCAGGTCCATGGGTTAGGGACTAGGATCTAGGGGTTAGGGGCTAGTGCCTTATCCTTTGATGTGGATGGCCGCGGCGAATTCCTTGAGGAGGGCGGGGTCTTCCACCTTTTCCCAGAGGGTGCCGGTGACGATGATGTTGGCGCCTGCCGCCACGCGGACGGCCGCGGTTTGCGGGTCCTTGATGCCGCCGCCGGTGATGATGGTCATCTCGGTGGCCTTGCGGGTGTAGGCGATGTGTTCCACGGGCACTGGCTCTTCGGCGCCGCTGCCCGCTTCCAGGTACACGTAGCGCATGCCCATGAGTTCTGCCGCGATGGAGTTCACCATGCTGAGCTTGGGCTTGTTGGCGGGCACCGGCATGGTGCCGCTGATGTACTCCACCGTGGTGCGCTTGCCGCTGTTGATGAGCTGGTAGGCCGTGGGAATGGCTTCCATGTTGAGGGCACGGACCAGGGCACCGCCGCGAACCTGCTCGTCGATGAGGTAGTTGGGGTTGCGGCCGCTCACAAGGGTCATGAACAGCATGGCGTCAAAACCGGGAACCACCTGGGAGGCTCCACCCGGAAAAAGCACTACGGGCAGGTCCACATGGGCCTTGAGGGCGGCCACCTGCTTGGGGAGCGTGAAGTTCCCCAAGTACGAACCGCCTACCAGCAGCAGGTCTGCGCCGTTTTCGGCGGCCATGGCGCCGGCCTTCACGAAGGCGGCCTCGTCCGAAGTGTCGGGGTCCAGCAGCACCGCAAACAGTGCCCCCCGCTTCTCGATTTCGGCATTCAGACGGAGTTCGGTCTTTCCTGGTTTCATAAAAATCCTTTTGCCAAAGTGGCTAGTATCATAAAGATACAAAAAAAAGGGGGTGCCCGCTTGCTACTATATTTACGGCATGGAATTTTACACGAAGATTGACATTCAAAAGCCCGATTTTAGCATCGACTACACCAAGAAACTGGCACTTTTCGGGTCCTGCTTTGCGGACAACATCTCAGCGCAGTTCGCAAACCGCGGGTTTTGCACGCTCTCCAACCCCTTCGGGACAGTGTACAACCCGCTGTCCTTGGCGGCACAGGTCAAGGCGGTTGCCGAAGGGCGTGTTTTCGGGGATGGGGATGTTTTTCAGGACACGCGAGGCGACAGACTTTGGCATTGTTGGGACGCCCACGGGTCGCTTTCCGGAAAGACTCGCGAAGAATGTATCGGCAAGCTGAACGCCGCCGCGAAGCAGGCCCGGGATTTTTTGCAGAAGGCAGATGTGGTGTTTGTCACCTTGGGTTCGGCATTCGTCTATTCGCTGAAGGCCGACAGTTCAACAGACAGCGGGACCTGCGGCAGGGTGGTCGCAAACTGCCACCGGCAAGACCCGAAAAAATTTGAACGCAGGTTGATTAGCGTAGAAGAGACTGCCGACGCAATTCGCAGGATTGTAGAAAGCCTGCACAGCCTCTCCCCCACCACCAACATCGTCTTTACCGTGTCGCCGCTACGGCACATGGCCGACGGAGCACACAACAATACACTTTCTAAGGCGACGCTTCAACTCGCCGTTGACAAGATTGCGAAATGCGGGACTGAGATTGCCACGGTCGCATCGCTCCCTCGCAATGACATCGCAAGTCGAGCAAGCGCGGGAGTTTACTCACGCATTTGCGAGACGCAGCAGTCATGCGCTTCGCGCAATGACAACACCCATTATTTCCCGAGCTACGAAATCGTGATGGACGAGTTGCGGGACTACCGTTTTTATGCTGACGACAATGTTCATTTGTCCAAAACGACAGAAGAGTACATCTTCGAGCGGATGGTGGAAACCTACTGCGACGAAGCAACCCGCGAAAACATCGCCCGCGTGGAAAAATTTCTGAAAATGGCGAACCACCGGATTGTGGACAACCACTCCCCCGCTACCGCCGAGTTCCAGAAAAAGCTCGCAGCACAAGCTGCGAGCCTTGAAAAAACAATTCCGGGATTGGTGCTTAATACGGAAAATTAAGCACCCAGCTTCGCTCTAATCCAGTTGTTGGCGTTGGCAATAGCACCGGCAATCTTGTCGACTTCCTTGGTGCCGGCCTGAGCACGATCCGGGCGTCCACCGCCGCGGCCACCGCAAGCAGCGGCGAGGTCCTTGACCAGGTCGCCGGCCTTGATGCCCTTGGCCTGAACGTTCTTGCCGACCATCACGGCGATGCTTCCGTTGCCTTCGCCCTTGTTCGCAATCACGGCGACGCTGTCGGTGTCGAGCTTGTTCTGAACGCCGTCCAGCAAGTCCTTGTACTTGTCTTCGGGCATGTTGAGTTCGCGTACAAACAGGTTCACGCCCATCACGTTGATGCCGCCGTTCAGGAGTTCGGCAGCGGCAAGCGTTGCAAGTTCCAGCTTCACGGACTGCAGGCTCTTTTCGAGGTTCTGCGTCTTAGCGAAGCTCTGCTGGATGCGGTCGAGAACTTCGGCGTCCTTGCAGCGGAGCTGTTCGCGGAGAGCCGTGAGAATCTGAGTTCCTGCACGGAGCAGCGAGAGAGCGCCACGGCCAGAGACTGCTTCGATACGGCGCACGCCAGCGCTCACGCTGGATTCGCTGATAATCTTCACGAGGCCGATGTTACCGGTGTTCTGCACATGCAAGCCACCGCAGAGTTCCTTGGAGAATTCATCGCCCGCGCAGCCCATCTTAACCACGCGGACTTCGTCGCCGTACTTTTCGCCGAACAGAGCCATGGCACCGCTTGCCTTGGCTTCATCAACGCCCATCACCTGGGTGTTGACCGGCAGGCATTCCATCACCTTCGCGTTCACGATGTCTTCCACCTTCTGGATTTCTTCGGCGGTCATGGCGTTGAAGTGGCTGAAGTCGAAACGGAGAAGTTCGTTGGAAACAAAGCTACCCTGCTGTTGCACGTGAGTGCCGAGCACCTGACGGAGCGCAGCCTGCAGCAAGTGGGTCGCGGAGTGGTTCTTGCGAATGTCGTTACGGCGGTCGTTATCGACGGTTGCCATGAATACAGCGCCCATCGTCGTTTCGTTGGCCGTACCCTTCTTCACCTTGCCGCGGCAGAGGGCGGTGTCGTTCACCTTCACGGTGTCGAACACGTCAATTTCGAGGTCGGCAGAAACGAGCGTTCCCTTGTCGCCAACCTGGCCACCCATTTCGGCATAGAACGGAGAGGTTTCGAGCACGATGCTGAGCACGCCCTTGTCTTCACGCCAGCGCATGACCTTCGTTTCGCAAGCGGAGAGTTCGTAGCCCACAAACTTGGTGCTTTCTTCGCTGTACTGCGTCCAGCCTTCGGTACCCATGGTGTTGATGCCCTGCTTCATGTTGGCGCGGGCGCGGGCCTTCTGTTCTTCCATGCACTTGTTATAGCCTTCTTCGTCAATGGTAAGGCCCTTTTCTTCGGCGAGAATACCGGTGAGGTCCGGCGGGAATCCGTAGGTATCGTAAAGCAGGAACACCTTGTCGCCCGGCACGACTTTTGCACCGGCACCCAACTCCTGCACGATGCCGGCGAAGCGTTCGAGGCCGGCGTCCAGCGTGCGGATAAAGCTTTCTTCTTCGCTCTTGATTACAGAGGCAACGAATTCCTTGCGTTCGCGGATTTCCGGGAAGGCGTCGCCCATGGTATCGGCGAGCACCTGCACCAGCTTGTAGATAAAGGCTTCCTTCTGGCCCAGCAGGCGGGCAAAGCGGCTGGCGCGGCGCAAAATGCGGCGGAGCACATAACCACGGCCTTCGTTGCTCGGGAGAGCGCCGTCAGCAATAGCGAAGGAGATTGCGCGGATGTGGTCTGCAATCACGCGGTGCGGGGTGCCGGCTTCGCCATCGTTGTACGGAACGCCAGAGAGTTCTGCAATCTTTGCGATAATCGGGGTGAACACGTCGGTATCGTAGTTGCTGGTCTTACCCTGAAGAATAGCGCAGATACGTTCGAAGCCCATACCGGTATCGACGTTCTTTGCCTTCAGCGGAATCAGGGAGCCGTCGCTCACGCGTTCGTACTGCATGAACACGTTATTCCAAATTTCAATATAGCGGTCGTTTTCGCCGTTCACGCCCTTGATGGGGTCCTTGAACGTTTCGGCCTGGGTAGCCAGGTCGCCGCGGTCGTAGTGGATTTCGGAGCAGGGGCCGCACGGACCGGTGTCGCCCATTTCCCAGAAGTTGGAGTGAGCGTCGAAGCGCATGATGCGGTCATCCGGGAGGCCGGACACATCCTTCCAAATCTGCCAGGCTTCGTCATCGTCCTGATACACGGTGGCAAACAGGCGTTCCTTCGGGAGCTTCCACACCTCGGTCAAGAGTTCCCAAGCCCAAGCGATAGCTTCTTTCTTGTAGTAGTCGCCGAAGCTCCAGTTACCCAGCATCTCGAAGAAGGTGTGGTGGTAGTTGTCGCGGCCCACCACGTCGAGGTCGTTGTGCTTACCGGACACGCGGAGGCACTTCTGGCTGTTGCATACGCGCTTCCAACCCTTCGGATTGTCGCCCAGGAAAATTGCCTTGAACTGGTTCATGCCCGCGTTCGTGAACATGAGCGTCGGGTCGTCATGCGGAACCACCGGCGAAGAACGCACAAAGAGGTGGCCCTTGGATTCAAAGAACTTGATGAAAGATTCGCGCACCTGCGCAGAAGTCATAGTAGGCATAATGTGTCCCTTTTATTTTTCGGGAACAAAGATAGAAATACAGCTTTACCCGATACGTTTTTTTTTCACCGAAACAAACAACATCCCTACGTAACGGGGTATTATCGTAAATAAATATTTACAATCAACAATAAAAACTATTTACTCTCCAGGAAAAAAGAATGTATAATACTACGGAAGGAGTCGAAGTATGATAAACTTGTCTAAAATCCCCCTGTTTTGGTGCATAAGCTCTTTTGCTCTTGTCGTGGCTGCATGTTCCGCATCGGGCGGCGAAGAGACAATTGGCTCCGTTTTCAGCAATAATGACGACGCATCGGTGTCATCTTCTAGCAGCATAGCAGAATCTGAAGGACTCACATCGTCCGCGACTTCATCCACATCATCTGCAAACGGCTCATCTACCGATCAGTCCAGCGGTTCCGATTCACAAGATAATAACTCACAGTCCAGTAGTGGAGGCAGCATCAAACCCACCGTCACATGTCCAAGCACCCACCCGGTATTGGACTGGTCAGATGAATGCCACTCATGTGATGACGAAACAGGGTTCATTCCAGACGATGACGAATCTTGCGAAAGACTTTGCGACGGAAAAAACGGGACCACAAAAAGAATCAAAAACTCTAGTTATTGCGTATTGGAAAAATGCCCCGACAACAAGCCCCTGATGGACTCTTGGGGTTGGGGCGACTGCAGGTCCTGTAAGTACGACGGCCCCGTTAGGGATACGATAAACTGCTCAAAATGCTCCAACAGAAAAATTCAAGATGGTTACTGCGTCATTGCCAACTGCGAGGGACGACCCCTATTAGACGACAATGGCTTCTGCTACCCTTGCTCAACATCGCTCTCGGTGCAGACCGTAAAAGGAGAATGCAAATCCAAATGTCCTAGCAGGCGCGAAAGCGGCTCATGGTCATGGGGTGACGGAGCCGATAAAATTGAAGGTACGTGGTGTGATTACGACAGTGAAGGATCAGAGTAAGCTAAAGCGTCAATAAAAGGGGGGAGGGTATTCTCCTCCCCTAGGAATTCGGCCCCTAGAATTCCTAACTCTATGACCATCAAACGATTGCAGAATCGTCGTCATTTCCGTCAATTTTTTTCTCTTGCAAAAGCAAAATCAAGCCTCCAGCGGCGGTTCAATCAGGCCCCTGCAATTGCTATATTGGGACTCACAAAAGAACAACAAAACAGAAGTCTCGACCCGCACTACTACGGCAATTCGGGCGAGCAAAGAGGAAAAATGATTAACGCATGGAATGGCTTTGAAGGCGGACTCTGGCAAAGCGAAATTAACGTCCGCGATTTTATTCAGCGCAACTACACCGCCTACGACGGAGACAAGTCCTTCTTGGCGGGCCCGACGGACGCCACCCAGAAACTGTGGGACGAACTGCAGAGCCTGCAGGCCGAAGAACGTAGGCACGGCGGCGTGCTGGACATGGACACCGACATCGTCTCCACCATCACGAGCCACAAGCCGGGCTACATCAACGAGCGTCTCAAGGACCTGGAAAAGGTCGTGGGTCTGCAAACCGACAAGCCGCTCAAGCGCGCCTTCATGCCCTTCGGCGGCATCAAGATGGCCGAAGAAGCCTGCCAACAGTACGGCTACAAGCCGAACGCCGACCTCCACAAGATCTTTACTGAATACCACAAGACCCACAACCAGGGCGTATTCGACTGCTACACTCCCGAAATCCGCGCCGTCCGCAAGGCCCACCTCCTGACTGGCCTCCCCGACACCTACGGCCGCGGACGTATCGTGGGCGACTACCGCCGTGTGGCCCTTTACGGTATTGACTATATCATCAAGCAGAAGCAGAACGACCTCGCCCACGTAGGCGACGGCACCATGACCGACGACGTGATCCGCCTCCGCGAAGAAGTGGCCGAACAGATTCGCGCCCTGCAGCAGATGAAGGTGATGGCCGCAAGCTACGGCTTCGACATCTCCGAACCGGCAACCAACGCCCACGAAGCTTTCCAGTGGCTCTACTTTGGCTACCTCTCCGCCATCAAGACCCAGAACGGTGCCGCCATGAGCGTGGGCCGTATTTCCACCTTCCTGGACATCTATATCGAACGCGACCTCAAGAATGGCACCCTCACCGAAAGCGAAGCCCAGGAACTGGTGGACCACATGGTCATGAAGTTCCGCATGGTGAAGTTCGCCCGTATCGAAAGCTACAACCAGCTTTTCAGCGGCGACCCGGTGTGGGCCACCCTCGAAGTGGGCGGCATGGGCCAGGACGGACGTTCCATGGTCACCAAGAACGATTTCCGCTTCTTGCACACTCTGGAAAACATGGGACCCTCTCCGGAGCCGAACCTCACGGTGCTCTACACCAAGCGCCTTCCCGAAAACTTCAAGGAATACGCCGCCTACATTTCCGTGACGACCAGTTCCATCCAGTACGAAAACGACGACGTGATGCGCCCCATCTGGGGTGACGACTACAGCATCTGCTGCTGCGTGTCCGCTACCCAGACCGGCAAGGAAATGCAGTTCTTCGGCGCCCGCGCAAACCTCGCCAAAGCCCTCCTCTACGCCATCAACGGCGGCAAGGACGAAAAGGGCGGCCTGGTGCCCGGCATGCAGATCGGCCCGGAACTTGCCCCCATTACCAGCGAATTCCTGGACTACGATGAAGTGATGCACAAGTACGACATCATGCTGGAATGGCTCGCGGGCATCTACGTGAATACGCTGAACCTGATCCACTACATGCACGACAAGTACTACTACGAAGCCGCTGAACTCGCCCTCATCGATACCAATGTGCGCCGCACGTTCGCGACAGGTATCGCAGGCTTCAGCCATGTGGTCGACAGCCTTTCTGCCATCAAGTACGCGAAGGTGAAAGTGGTCCGCGGTGACGACGGTCTTGCCAAGGACTTCGTGGTGAAGGGAGATTTCCCCAAGTACGGCAACGACGACGACCGCGCCGACGAAATCGCCGTGTGGCTGTTGAAGGAATTCATCGCGAAGATCAAGAAGCATCACACCTACCGTAACGCCGAACCCACGACCTCTATCCTTACGATTACGAGTAACGTGGTGTACGGCAAGGCCACCGGCGCGCTCCCTGACGGACGCCCGGCAAACGCCCCCTTCGCTCCCGGTGCAAACCCGAGCTACGGTGCCGAAAAGAACGGCCTCCTCGCTTCCCTCAACTCTGTCGCGAAGCTCCCGTACGAATACGCGCTGGACGGCATCAGCAACACGCAGACCATCAGCCCGAACGCTCTCGGCCACAGCGATGACGAACGCGCCCAGAAGCTCGTGACCGTTATGGATGGCTACTTCGCCCAGGGTGCACACCACCTGAACGTGAACGTGTTCGGCGTGGAAAAGCTGCTGGACGCCCAGGCCCACCCGGAAAAGGCAGAATACGCGAACTTCACCATCCGCGTTTCCGGCTACGCCGTCAAGTTCCTCTCCTTAACGAAGGAACAGCAGGACGACGTCATCAGCCGCACCTGCCACGGCGTGCTGTAGCTAACGGAAAATGGGTTTGGCCTCCCAGCCATAATCCTGATACATCTTGGCCGAAAGACCCTTCGCCTTAACATAGTCGCCAATCATCTCGGTGCGCTTGTTTTCGCGGAGGGTTTCGTTGTTTGACATGTTCTTCACCCATTCGTCATAGTATTCGCCAAAGATTTTTCTGGCGCTCTTGTCGTAGCGAGAGCCATCTTCGACGACGTCCATACCCGTGACAACGTAGCCTCCCTTGTCGGACTTTTTCAAATGGGCAACTCCCGGGTAATTGCCCCCTGAAACGCAGAACAGCGTATCGCCCCTGAGTTCATAATTGAACACCCAAAACGATCCCCAGGCCAGTGTTTCGCCTTGCTTGGTCGTTTGGGTCGTTAGTATGTTCACAACGGGAATCGTCGCATCGGACTGCGCATAATGCGGGCCGAATTCATCGACGACATACGCCGATATGGCAGCCTCTAGCGGGTCAGAACCGGCAAAGGCCAAAGACACCGCAACCACCAGAGCAATCCATAATTTTTGTGCCGTCTTCATAAAGGCCTCCTTGTTCTACACCATAAATATACCTTTTCTTTTTTATAAACAAAAATTGATAATTTTAATAAATTCAATTAATTATCATTATAAATTGCATTTTGACGCAAATTCTCTTTTTTTAAGCGCAAATCGTCGTTTTTTTATCTATAATTAAAGCATGGCCCCAAGCGAAGTCAACGCCCTCATCAAGAAGCTCTCGCCCTTTCTGGACGAAAGTTCCGAAGTATTTCGCGAACTAACCGTCTTTTTTGGCGAAGGCGGCAAGATAGAAGTCCATCACGGAGACCTTCAGAAATTCCTGGGCCGTAAACGGCTCTACCGCGTGATACGCCTAAGGGGCGAAAGCTACAAGGACTGCGTCTATCAGCTGGTGGACGACCATCCAGAATCCATGGAAGCCCTGGGTATGCTCCGGTACTACAAAGCTCCTGCAGGACCCATCCACTGGGAGCACGTAGAGGCCGCCGAAATCGCCATAGGCAAAGAATTGACCACCAACCCCTACGGCTGGGCGCCAGACGCCTGGACTCTCTTTGAGCATAACGAATCCGAAGTCAGTCCTGCGCAGGGCAGTACCGGAGACCACGAGATGGTGGCCATTCTCGCCTTTGATTACGGCGACTAGGCCGTCCTCAAGGTTTCACGAATTCAAAGAAAGTAACGCCAGGAACGCTCTTTGCGCTTCGACCTTCCAGATATTCCTTGAAAGGAATTTCCAGCACCTGCTTTTTGAAAGCGGCGTGACGGAACATGGGGAGCTCACCAGGGGTAAGCACCATAAATCCCGTGTGGGTGGCGTCCAGATTCTCCATAGCAGCCACAAGTCCGACACCCTGCACCTTCATGGGCCCTTCGTAAACACGCCCTGCCCATTCAAGGGCCTTGTCATAAGGCAAATAGCGGATTTCCACGGCAGGGTCGGCGGATTCCTTGCCATTTACCAGGTATTTCAGGTTTTTCTTCTTGAAAAACTCGTTCTTGCCGATGGTCTTCACCACCACCGTATCCCCCGGCATGGAAAGCTTGCGAGTAAACCTCGTATCGCTAGCCCAGTCGGCAAGCAGGTAATGCTTGCGGTGAGAATAGTCTATAATGCCATCCTTGTAGCGGATGCTCTGCAACACCTTGAAAAGGGAATCTTCACTTGTGGCTAGCGCCATGGCCAGGACGTGCTCGATATAGGTCACGCAATCTACGGAATCCATATAGACTAGCGGCTTTGTCTCGATGGAATCCAGGTACCCCTCGCCCATGGGCCCGAGCAAGTAAGGAGTTCCTTCCATCTTGCGGGAGAAATATTCCAGGCGAGCGTCCAGCCCGCGGATATTCTGGGCGTCGAGCCACATCTCCTTCATCTTGAGGAGCGACGCATAGTCGTCGCTGGTCTGGGCAATAAGACGCATCCAAAGAGTATCCAGCACGTCTTTCAGGGTGGCGTCCTTGTTCTTGCCCGTCTCGTTCAGGTACATGGCCACCGTCAGGGTGTCACCGTCCATAGGAAACAGGTAACCCACCAGGCCGTGGGCCTCGCCAATGAACCCCGTCTTGAATCGGGTAAGCCACGTGTATTTCAGTTCCGTCATGCGCTTGGCGCCCGTACCCACCTTCGGGCCTGCAAAACTGTTCATGTAGAACTCGCCTCTGGGGTGCCGGGCCATCTTGGCCAGCAACTGCGTTTCTACGGAGGGTTTCAGCTTGTTCTTGGGCGAAAGACCGCATCCATCCCAGACTTCAAAATCATCGAAACTCAGGCCCATTTCCGTAAGGAACTTTTCTTCCAGTTTTTTGCCGTTCTCTACGTTGCCCTTGCCGAGAATCTTGCCGCCCATGTTACGGAAAAGACTTTCGGCGTGGTAGTTCTGGCTACGCTGATTGATTTCGTCCAGAATACTCAGGAATGGCGCCGCCGAAAAGATGAACCGCTTGATTTCGATGCCCTGGGGAATGTCGTGGTTCTCTTCGAAAACAATACCGTTTTCCTTGAGCATGTACATGAACGCCGCACGGAAATACCCCACGGGGTTACGGATAGGGAGCACGAGACTTGCGGAATCCACGTCCATGCCGATAGTTCCACCCAAGGTAATCACGGACTTGTCAGGCTCCAAGGCCCAAGTCCATTTTCTCTTTTTTCCGGGAACGGTTTTCAGGTCATTCTTGACTGTCACGTAACCCACGTCAGGCACAATGGAGACGATAGCCGAATCCCCTTCCTTTTCGCCGGGCTTGAAACGGACCATGGTGCAATTGTCGTTAAAGTCCAGCGGGGCGATTTCGGCACCGTACCAGGCGTCGTAAAAATTCTTGCGCCAGTGTTCCGCTTTCCAGGGGCCGTCATAAAAGCCCGTATCCAAATCGATGGTCCCGCGGATGGTGTCGATTCCTAGAGCATGGATGGAATCCACCATGGCATCTATCATATAGAAAGGATCCGCATAGTAGCGTCCCGAAAAATTCGGGTCCCCTTCACCGCGAATCTGCACCGAGCCCAGGAACTTTTTCTGCTGGACA
Encoded here:
- a CDS encoding geranylgeranylglyceryl/heptaprenylglyceryl phosphate synthase translates to MKPGKTELRLNAEIEKRGALFAVLLDPDTSDEAAFVKAGAMAAENGADLLLVGGSYLGNFTLPKQVAALKAHVDLPVVLFPGGASQVVPGFDAMLFMTLVSGRNPNYLIDEQVRGGALVRALNMEAIPTAYQLINSGKRTTVEYISGTMPVPANKPKLSMVNSIAAELMGMRYVYLEAGSGAEEPVPVEHIAYTRKATEMTIITGGGIKDPQTAAVRVAAGANIIVTGTLWEKVEDPALLKEFAAAIHIKG
- a CDS encoding GSCFA domain-containing protein, with translation MEFYTKIDIQKPDFSIDYTKKLALFGSCFADNISAQFANRGFCTLSNPFGTVYNPLSLAAQVKAVAEGRVFGDGDVFQDTRGDRLWHCWDAHGSLSGKTREECIGKLNAAAKQARDFLQKADVVFVTLGSAFVYSLKADSSTDSGTCGRVVANCHRQDPKKFERRLISVEETADAIRRIVESLHSLSPTTNIVFTVSPLRHMADGAHNNTLSKATLQLAVDKIAKCGTEIATVASLPRNDIASRASAGVYSRICETQQSCASRNDNTHYFPSYEIVMDELRDYRFYADDNVHLSKTTEEYIFERMVETYCDEATRENIARVEKFLKMANHRIVDNHSPATAEFQKKLAAQAASLEKTIPGLVLNTEN
- the alaS gene encoding alanine--tRNA ligase, whose product is MMPTMTSAQVRESFIKFFESKGHLFVRSSPVVPHDDPTLMFTNAGMNQFKAIFLGDNPKGWKRVCNSQKCLRVSGKHNDLDVVGRDNYHHTFFEMLGNWSFGDYYKKEAIAWAWELLTEVWKLPKERLFATVYQDDDEAWQIWKDVSGLPDDRIMRFDAHSNFWEMGDTGPCGPCSEIHYDRGDLATQAETFKDPIKGVNGENDRYIEIWNNVFMQYERVSDGSLIPLKAKNVDTGMGFERICAILQGKTSNYDTDVFTPIIAKIAELSGVPYNDGEAGTPHRVIADHIRAISFAIADGALPSNEGRGYVLRRILRRASRFARLLGQKEAFIYKLVQVLADTMGDAFPEIRERKEFVASVIKSEEESFIRTLDAGLERFAGIVQELGAGAKVVPGDKVFLLYDTYGFPPDLTGILAEEKGLTIDEEGYNKCMEEQKARARANMKQGINTMGTEGWTQYSEESTKFVGYELSACETKVMRWREDKGVLSIVLETSPFYAEMGGQVGDKGTLVSADLEIDVFDTVKVNDTALCRGKVKKGTANETTMGAVFMATVDNDRRNDIRKNHSATHLLQAALRQVLGTHVQQQGSFVSNELLRFDFSHFNAMTAEEIQKVEDIVNAKVMECLPVNTQVMGVDEAKASGAMALFGEKYGDEVRVVKMGCAGDEFSKELCGGLHVQNTGNIGLVKIISESSVSAGVRRIEAVSGRGALSLLRAGTQILTALREQLRCKDAEVLDRIQQSFAKTQNLEKSLQSVKLELATLAAAELLNGGINVMGVNLFVRELNMPEDKYKDLLDGVQNKLDTDSVAVIANKGEGNGSIAVMVGKNVQAKGIKAGDLVKDLAAACGGRGGGRPDRAQAGTKEVDKIAGAIANANNWIRAKLGA
- the pflB gene encoding formate C-acetyltransferase gives rise to the protein MINAWNGFEGGLWQSEINVRDFIQRNYTAYDGDKSFLAGPTDATQKLWDELQSLQAEERRHGGVLDMDTDIVSTITSHKPGYINERLKDLEKVVGLQTDKPLKRAFMPFGGIKMAEEACQQYGYKPNADLHKIFTEYHKTHNQGVFDCYTPEIRAVRKAHLLTGLPDTYGRGRIVGDYRRVALYGIDYIIKQKQNDLAHVGDGTMTDDVIRLREEVAEQIRALQQMKVMAASYGFDISEPATNAHEAFQWLYFGYLSAIKTQNGAAMSVGRISTFLDIYIERDLKNGTLTESEAQELVDHMVMKFRMVKFARIESYNQLFSGDPVWATLEVGGMGQDGRSMVTKNDFRFLHTLENMGPSPEPNLTVLYTKRLPENFKEYAAYISVTTSSIQYENDDVMRPIWGDDYSICCCVSATQTGKEMQFFGARANLAKALLYAINGGKDEKGGLVPGMQIGPELAPITSEFLDYDEVMHKYDIMLEWLAGIYVNTLNLIHYMHDKYYYEAAELALIDTNVRRTFATGIAGFSHVVDSLSAIKYAKVKVVRGDDGLAKDFVVKGDFPKYGNDDDRADEIAVWLLKEFIAKIKKHHTYRNAEPTTSILTITSNVVYGKATGALPDGRPANAPFAPGANPSYGAEKNGLLASLNSVAKLPYEYALDGISNTQTISPNALGHSDDERAQKLVTVMDGYFAQGAHHLNVNVFGVEKLLDAQAHPEKAEYANFTIRVSGYAVKFLSLTKEQQDDVISRTCHGVL
- the dacB gene encoding D-alanyl-D-alanine carboxypeptidase/D-alanyl-D-alanine-endopeptidase; this translates as MMKLFRCLAFCVFAAAPLFAGIDLAPYQTYVDSVVPGSRLGISVRSLKSGKELANIRGEEKFTPASTLKTLTTATALHFLPLDYAPETKISLMGSVQQKKFLGSVQIRGEGDPNFSGRYYADPFYMIDAMVDSIHALGIDTIRGTIDLDTGFYDGPWKAEHWRKNFYDAWYGAEIAPLDFNDNCTMVRFKPGEKEGDSAIVSIVPDVGYVTVKNDLKTVPGKKRKWTWALEPDKSVITLGGTIGMDVDSASLVLPIRNPVGYFRAAFMYMLKENGIVFEENHDIPQGIEIKRFIFSAAPFLSILDEINQRSQNYHAESLFRNMGGKILGKGNVENGKKLEEKFLTEMGLSFDDFEVWDGCGLSPKNKLKPSVETQLLAKMARHPRGEFYMNSFAGPKVGTGAKRMTELKYTWLTRFKTGFIGEAHGLVGYLFPMDGDTLTVAMYLNETGKNKDATLKDVLDTLWMRLIAQTSDDYASLLKMKEMWLDAQNIRGLDARLEYFSRKMEGTPYLLGPMGEGYLDSIETKPLVYMDSVDCVTYIEHVLAMALATSEDSLFKVLQSIRYKDGIIDYSHRKHYLLADWASDTRFTRKLSMPGDTVVVKTIGKNEFFKKKNLKYLVNGKESADPAVEIRYLPYDKALEWAGRVYEGPMKVQGVGLVAAMENLDATHTGFMVLTPGELPMFRHAAFKKQVLEIPFKEYLEGRSAKSVPGVTFFEFVKP